A window of Ipomoea triloba cultivar NCNSP0323 chromosome 2, ASM357664v1 contains these coding sequences:
- the LOC116010736 gene encoding uncharacterized protein LOC116010736 — MNSFWWGCERERARGIRWKSWERLCVPKQHGGMGFRKIREFNIALLALINPIEPRWNDTLLNSLFNHEDLISIKSIPLPDSKMPDSIKSIPLPDSKMPDKMIWMALPDSKMPDKMIWMEDMKGVYTVKSCYKSLMGNYQSTQVPFWTKAWKFMLPPKIKAFFWQLCSNSLPTHDRLRTRNIQVPNVCQLCNTEEEFSFHLFVCCPLARDCWNILGGINYHTSTSTLDWLEQIFTSKSDDDICALISVCWKIWNARNEKIWNHNILPASFICHYAKNYLFEWSTVTTITDRSLDHAHWIRPPS; from the exons ATGAATAGTTTTTGGTGGGGCTGTGAAAGGGAAAGAGCGAGAGGTATCAGGTGGAAGAGTTGGGAGAGATTATGTGTTCCAAAGCAGCATGGAGGTATGGGTTTCAGGAAGATACGGGAATTCAATATTGCTTTGCTAG CTCTCATTAACCCCATAGAACCCAGGTGGAATGACACTCTACTTAACTCCCTGTTCAACCATGAAGATCTGATTAGCATTAAAAGCATCCCTCTCCCGGACTCGAAAATGCCTGACAGCATTAAAAGCATCCCTCTCCCGGACTCGAAAATGCCTGACAAAATGATTTGGATGGCTCTCCCGGACTCGAAAATGCCTGACAAAATGATTTGGATGGAGGATATGAAAGGTGTTTATACTGTGAAAAGCTGTTACAAATCTCTCATGGGCAATTATCAGTCAACTCAAGTTCCCTTTTGGACGAAAGCCTGGAAATTTATGCTCCCTCCAAAAATTAAGGCTTTCTTTTGGCAGTTGTGCTCCAATTCTCTGCCTACTCACGACCGTTTGAGAACAAGAAATATTCAAGTGCCGAATGTATGTCAGCTATGCAACACTGAGGAGGAGTTTTCTTTCCATTTATTTGTGTGTTGCCCTCTTGCAAGGGACTGCTGGAACATCCTTGGTGGAATCAACTATCACACTTCCACCTCCACACTTGATTGGCTTGAGCAGATTTTCACCTCAAAATCTGATGATGAtatttgtgctttaatttctgTTTGTTGGAAGATATGGAATGCCAGAAATGAAAAGATCTGGAATCATAATATCCTTCCGGCTTCTTTCATTTGTCACTATGCTAAAAATTACTTGTTTGAGTGGTCCACTGTTACCACTATAACTGACAGGTCTCTGGATCATGCTCACTGGATCAGACCACCTTCATGA
- the LOC116010737 gene encoding uncharacterized protein LOC116010737, with amino-acid sequence MGYVGIKMDMSKAFDRVNWDFLLMVISKLGFSNHIVSLVREMISSVSYTLLLEGRAIGSVSPGRGLRQGRVLFMVLQLLEVPRQFQICFFADDCYIFCQATAHEAITLKNSIESFTSASGQTINLTKSTLTFSKNTDVNSRHAFCNIMGMREGNLNGNYLGLPSLIGRNKREIL; translated from the exons ATGGGTTATGTTGGAATCAAAATGGACATGAGTAAAGCCTTTGACAGGGTAAACTGGGACTTCCTTCTAATGGTTATCTCAAAACTTGGTTTCTCTAATCACATTGTCAGTTTGGTTCGCGAAATGATCTCTTCAGTATCTTATACACTCCTTCTTGAGGGTAGAGCTATCGGATCTGTTAGTCCAGGGAGAGGGTTAAGACAAG GGAGGGTTCTATTCATGGTATTGCAATTGCTAGAGGTGCCCCGTCAATTTCAAATCTGTTTCTTCGCTGATGACTGCTATATATTCTGCCAAGCTACCGCTCATGAAGCAATCACACTTAAAAACTCCATCGAATCCTTTACTTCTGCCTCGGGTCAAACAATCAATCTCACCAAATCTACCCTCACCTTTAGCAAAAATACTGATGTGAATTCAAGACATGCATTCTGCAACATCATGGGTATGAGGGAGGGGAATCTTAATGGGAACTACCTTGGCTTACCATCACTAATTGGGAGAAATAAACGTGAAATTCTGTGA